The region GCTGTACCCGGACGACTTCGGCTGGCGCACCTCGGACGGCGGCGTGGAGGGGACCGGCCACCGTCACTTCATCGATCTGCTGTGGGGGTCCGACCGGTTGCGGCGCGCCGTCGACGCGGGCGACGACCCGCTGCCGCTGTGCGATCCACCGGCGCCGCCCGGCCGGTGGGCCGGCGACGACGTGCTGCTCTACTCCTGAGACCTCCTGGCCCGCCGCCGCGACGCGTTGCCCGCTGTCATCACCAACGCCACGCCCAGCCCCGTCGCCGACGCCGTCGCTGCGGGCGTCGTTCGACGCCGTCCGTGATCCGCGTATGGAAGGACAACCCCATTGATGATGACAACCCCGTCGACGACCGATCGCACGACGACATCCCGGGTCGAGATTCGTGGCTTCGGCGCGGGCGACGGCCCGGGGTTGGTGGAGGCGTGGCGCCGGAGTGCGCCGGCCGACTCCATCACCCCGGACCGCTTCCGCTCCCTGGTGCTGCTCGACGCCAACTTCGATCCGGAGGGACTTCGGGTCGCCGTCGACGGCGACCGTGTCGTCGGCGCGGCCTACGCGGTGCGCCGGCTGACGCCGATGACCGGCACCAACCTGGAGCCGGAGCAGGGCTGGATCCCGTTCTTCTTCGTCGACCCGGCCACCCGGGGGCGCGGCCTTGGCCGTCGACTGCTGACCGACGCCCTCGACTGGCTGGAGAGCCACGGCCGCACACGGGTGGACTTCTCCTCGTACACCCCGGACTACGTCCTCCCCGGCCTGGACGCCGAGGCGTACCCGGAAGCGGCCGGGCTGCTTGAGTCCCTGGGCTTTCGCACGCTGTACGAGGCGGCGGCGATGGACCGCGGCCTGGTCGGCTATCGCATCCCGGAGGATGTCGCGTGCCGCCTGGACGAACTGACGGCGCAGGGCTACCGGTTCGCCACGCCGTGCGACGACGACCTGGTGGACCTGTTCGCACTCGCCGGGAACCACTTCGGCCCGGACTGGGCGTGCACGATCCGGCAGTGTCTGGCCGCGGGCACACCGCTCGACCGGATCGTCGTCGCCCGGGACCCTTCGGGCCGCCTGGTCGGCTGGGCGATGCACGGCACGTTCGATTCGGTGGACGAGCGGTTCGGGCCGTTCGGCGTGCTGGAGGAGATGCGCGGCACCGGAATCGGCAAGGTCCTGCTCCACCTGGTCCTGGAGCGGATGCGGGCGCGCCGCGCGCACTCCGCGTGGTTCCTGTGGACCGGCGAGCAGTCCCCGGCGGGCCACCTGTACCGCAAGAGCGGTTTCACCACGACCCGGGTGTTTCGCGTGATGCGCCGGGAGGCCGCCCGATGACGCCGTCACACCGCACCGGCGGCCTGAGCCGCCGTCACTTCGCGCTTGTGCTCCCCTCGGCGCTGCTCGTCTCCGGAGCTTCTGGATGCGCCGCGCCGCACCAGGGCACCGGGCGGCCCGGGGATCCGATCGTCCTCACCCTGCTCTCCCACTACGCGAGCGGTACGCTCAAGGAGGCCCTGCAGCGCCCGGTCGACGAGTGGAACGCCACTCATGACCGGGTCAAGGTGCGGACGAAGGCCGTCGAGTTCACGGACCTCCTGACCACGTTCATGGTCCGGCAGGCCGCGGGCCAGGGCGCCGACATCCTCCATCCGTACTGTCTGTGGAACGGCCAGCTCGTCCAGGCCGGCGTCCTGCGGCCCGCTCCGTCCGAGCACACCGAGGAGATCAGGCGCGGCTACGGCGGGGCCGCGGTCGGCGCCTCGTCGGTGGGGGGCAAGATCTACGGCTACCCCACCGAGGTGCAGACGTACGCCCTCTACTACAACAAACGGCTGCTGCGCGAGGCCGGTATCGCGCGCCCTCCGCGCACCTGGCGTGAGTTGGAGGACGCGGCCTACCGCACCGCCAGGCGGGACGGGTACGGCAACACGCTGGTCCAGGGGTTCGGGCTGTCGACCTACGACGACTCCACCACCGTCGGCCAGACGCTCGCCCTGCTCAACGCCGCCGGCGGAACGTTCGTCTCCGCGGACGGCAGGAGCACCGCCATCGACTCGCCGGCCGGCCGGGCCGTGTTCGATCTGGAGCACCGCCTCGTCGTCAAAGGTGCGAGCGCCCCCGGCGTCAACGTCTACAAGGCGTTCCAGTCCGGACAGGTGGCCATGGTGGTCAGCGCCGGCTGGTGGACCGGAAGCCTGAAGACCGAGATGGGCAAGGACTACCGCGATGTCGGCGTCGCGCCGCTGCCCGTCCCTGAGGCGGACGACAGACGCGCCACGCTCTCCACCGGCTTCATGCTGGGGGTCAACACGGCCAGTGAACACCCGCGCGAGGCCTGGGAGTTCCTGCGCTGGCTCAACACCGAGAAGGTGAGCGTCAAGAGCGCCAAGAAGGGTGCGACAGCGACCCGGATGAGCTCCCTGCAGGTGTCGGTCGGCTCCCTGACCGGCCGCGCCGAGGACATGCGGACACTCCTGAGCGAAGGCAGCGATCCGAACCTGCGCCCGTTCCTGGACGCGCTGGCGTACGCGGTGCCGGAGCCGAACGTAGTGGGCGCGCAGCAGGCCAAGTCGCTGCTGCGCAAGAACATCGAGGCGTTGTGGACCGGTCAGCAGTCGGTCGACGAGTCACTGCGCACCATCCGCCGTCAGGTCG is a window of Streptomyces sp. NBC_00271 DNA encoding:
- a CDS encoding GNAT family N-acetyltransferase, whose protein sequence is MMTTPSTTDRTTTSRVEIRGFGAGDGPGLVEAWRRSAPADSITPDRFRSLVLLDANFDPEGLRVAVDGDRVVGAAYAVRRLTPMTGTNLEPEQGWIPFFFVDPATRGRGLGRRLLTDALDWLESHGRTRVDFSSYTPDYVLPGLDAEAYPEAAGLLESLGFRTLYEAAAMDRGLVGYRIPEDVACRLDELTAQGYRFATPCDDDLVDLFALAGNHFGPDWACTIRQCLAAGTPLDRIVVARDPSGRLVGWAMHGTFDSVDERFGPFGVLEEMRGTGIGKVLLHLVLERMRARRAHSAWFLWTGEQSPAGHLYRKSGFTTTRVFRVMRREAAR
- a CDS encoding ABC transporter substrate-binding protein produces the protein MTPSHRTGGLSRRHFALVLPSALLVSGASGCAAPHQGTGRPGDPIVLTLLSHYASGTLKEALQRPVDEWNATHDRVKVRTKAVEFTDLLTTFMVRQAAGQGADILHPYCLWNGQLVQAGVLRPAPSEHTEEIRRGYGGAAVGASSVGGKIYGYPTEVQTYALYYNKRLLREAGIARPPRTWRELEDAAYRTARRDGYGNTLVQGFGLSTYDDSTTVGQTLALLNAAGGTFVSADGRSTAIDSPAGRAVFDLEHRLVVKGASAPGVNVYKAFQSGQVAMVVSAGWWTGSLKTEMGKDYRDVGVAPLPVPEADDRRATLSTGFMLGVNTASEHPREAWEFLRWLNTEKVSVKSAKKGATATRMSSLQVSVGSLTGRAEDMRTLLSEGSDPNLRPFLDALAYAVPEPNVVGAQQAKSLLRKNIEALWTGQQSVDESLRTIRRQVDEEVSRSW